A single window of Lentimicrobiaceae bacterium DNA harbors:
- a CDS encoding helix-turn-helix domain-containing protein — translation MEQAFLFQMPISEFKDFLNSAIDEAVNKTLAAVTPEQPEYLTIDQLRDYLPQKPAKQTIYQWVHFKQIPYHKRGKSVLFKRSEINLWISKTRRTTLEEAERR, via the coding sequence ATGGAACAGGCTTTTTTATTTCAGATGCCAATAAGTGAATTTAAAGACTTTTTAAATTCAGCTATTGATGAGGCAGTCAATAAAACGCTGGCTGCCGTAACACCTGAGCAACCCGAATACCTGACTATTGACCAGTTGCGGGACTACCTACCTCAGAAACCAGCAAAACAGACCATTTATCAATGGGTGCACTTTAAGCAGATACCCTATCATAAAAGGGGTAAATCTGTATTGTTCAAACGTTCAGAGATTAACCTTTGGATAAGTAAGACAAGGCGAACCACTTTAGAAGAGGCTGAAAGGAGGTGA
- a CDS encoding AAA family ATPase yields the protein MDNQLLEQVKTKIEAVNNIAATIPPETVRWLSLLDQAYINPAEPITKPPVCLWIKGQKGDSIIGSLGNFSMIIGKAKSRKTFMITAALAAATKHNSVLNFIGTLPDNQSNVIYFDTEQGKYHAYKTVERVCTLSGIEMPENFKGYGLRPYPPAERLKMIETALYNTPGLGFVCIDGARDLVSSINDEEQATMLTSLLLKWTAELNIHIIVVLHQNKSDQNARGHLGSELQNKAETTLSVTKDIKNKDISIVEAEYCRDKEPEPFAFEIFNGLPLLVTDWEVKTNKAGGAKKVTPDEIPLDTHVKVLKEVFKTEPKPLANSLYSNMTVQFKKLFNLDIRRNKAIEFVTYYKAEGLLSVNETPKTKDRFHVLNDIQQITNESEPF from the coding sequence ATGGATAATCAGTTACTCGAACAGGTAAAAACAAAAATTGAGGCGGTCAATAATATAGCTGCCACAATACCCCCCGAAACAGTCCGCTGGCTATCATTGTTAGATCAGGCTTATATTAATCCAGCCGAACCCATCACAAAACCCCCTGTATGCCTTTGGATAAAAGGGCAAAAAGGGGATAGCATTATTGGGAGTTTGGGTAATTTTTCAATGATAATAGGTAAGGCAAAGAGCCGTAAAACATTTATGATTACTGCGGCATTGGCAGCGGCCACAAAACATAATAGCGTATTAAATTTTATTGGTACCCTCCCCGATAACCAAAGCAATGTAATATATTTTGATACAGAACAGGGTAAATACCATGCTTATAAAACAGTGGAGCGTGTTTGCACATTGTCAGGAATTGAAATGCCTGAAAACTTTAAAGGCTACGGACTGAGGCCATACCCACCGGCCGAAAGGCTCAAAATGATTGAAACAGCCCTTTATAATACTCCTGGGTTAGGCTTTGTTTGTATTGATGGAGCAAGGGATTTAGTAAGCTCAATTAACGATGAAGAACAGGCCACAATGTTAACCAGCCTATTACTTAAATGGACAGCTGAGTTAAACATTCATATCATAGTTGTATTGCACCAAAATAAAAGCGATCAGAACGCGAGGGGACACTTAGGCAGCGAATTGCAAAACAAAGCCGAAACCACGCTATCAGTAACAAAGGACATTAAAAATAAAGATATTTCAATTGTTGAGGCTGAATATTGCCGGGACAAAGAACCGGAACCGTTTGCATTTGAAATATTTAACGGCCTGCCCTTGTTGGTTACTGATTGGGAGGTAAAGACAAATAAAGCCGGGGGCGCAAAGAAAGTAACCCCGGATGAAATACCACTTGATACACACGTTAAAGTTTTGAAAGAGGTATTTAAGACAGAACCTAAACCATTGGCGAACAGCCTATATTCAAATATGACTGTTCAATTTAAAAAGCTCTTTAATTTGGATATCAGACGCAATAAAGCAATAGAATTTGTAACGTATTACAAGGCCGAAGGGCTGTTATCTGTTAACGAAACACCAAAGACAAAAGACC